In the genome of Pirellulales bacterium, the window ATCAGCGACAACGTTACCGGAATGCCGCGTCGCGTTTCCAAGACGCGCGGCAAATAGCTATTCTCCGGGGCGTAATAATTCTCGGCGTTTCCGGTAAAGCCCCTTTCTTCAAACAGCACCTCGTGGAGTTGCGCCACCAAAGCGTGCTGGCTTCCCGAGGAAACACGGCGGCTGATTTCCTGTGCGATTTCGCGCAGCGTTTGTTCAACCTGCGCCGAATCGACGTCGTCCAAGTCGTGCATTGAAACGGCAATGGCCGCACGCACCAAAGAATCGGTTTCCTCTAATGTCGGTAATTCCCGAGCAAACTGCTCATAGGATTCGGGACGACAATAACGCGGCGCCGGGAACATGACCACCCGTCAAAAGAGCGCAAATGGCAAGGATGATTCGGAAGTCCACCATTGGCCGCCCCCCCGGCGACGTGGCGCAACGCCGTCAGAAAAGCCGGCCATCCCTCTCCGATCCATTCCCGAGTTCGATCAAGGCAAGCATTTTACCGTCTCGAATGCCTTTTTAATATATTGGACCGAAAGATGAGGTTATTCAGCTATGCTGCGACGGCGCTCATGAGCATCCGTATGTTTTTATTTCGACCAAAGAGATCCTACCCAGATGGTGACTAACATATTCCTAACAATTCAGAGGCGGTAAGTACAGGTAGTGGGCTAAAAATGCCTGAAACTACTGCAAAACTAGGAACTTCCATCAAAACACGGTATTGGCGAAAACGGTCTCGCCACCTTCTGCTGCATACGATTTGGAGGCGCAGCTGCCGCAGAGAACCGAATTTCAAGCGGCGAACGCTTAACTTATTTTACTTGGATTGCCGGCCCCGTTCGATTTCGTCGGCCAGCGAATTCGCCTGGTACACCTTCCGCAGCGCTTCCAAAATGGCACTGGAATGAACGCTCACGGCTCGAGCCTGCACATCGGTATAAGTGAAGTCGAGTACCAGCGATTGAATGTTGCCGTCGAAGATAATTCCCACGTATTCGCCCGCTCGATTAATCACCGGACTGCCGCTATTGCCGCCAATAATGTCAGCCGTGCTGACGAAGTTGAACGGCGTGTCCATGTTCAGGGCCTGCGGCGGTTGCAGCCATGTCGAGGGTAATTCAAACGGCGGCTTCGAGCCGTGTTCGTCGGCATGTTGAAACGCGCCGCCAATCGTGGTCCACGGCGGAATTACTTTGCCGTCCTGCTTGTAACCTTTCACTTGCCCGAAGGCTAACCGTAGTGTAAACGTGGCATCGGGATACGAGTCGGTGCCCTTCACGGCAAATGTCGCTTTGGCGATTTTAGCGTAAGCTTGCTTCATCGGTTCGTCGACTTTTTCTTCGTATGTTTTCCGCACGTCGCGCGCAGGCGGGTCAACCAACCGGGCTAACAAAATCATTGGATCGTTGGATCCGTCGATGGCCGTGCGACCGCCGGCGGCCAACTCCTTGCGAAACGCCACGTCTTTCAAACGTGTGCCGCGCACCAGTTCGTCGGCCCGGGCTTGCGGCGATTTGCCTTGCAACGTTTTCCGTACCCATTCGTTCTCCGCGCCGGCCTGTTCCATGAACATACTGAGCGAATCGGCCAGCTTCACGGTTTCCAGATCGTCGTAAATGGGCGCTTCGGAAAACAGTTCCTGTTCCAGAGATTCGCGGTTCGATTGCCGATATTCGCGTAACCGCTCGGCATTGTCTTTCTTGTCTTCATCGGCCATGCGGACCAGCGTGCGTGCGATTTCAAACAGTTCGCTATTGAATGCATTTCCGTTTTCCAATAGCGCCCAATCGACGTAGATTTTTTCCCACTGATCGATGGCTTTGGAAACATCGTCCCAGGCGCCGATGTCGTCTTTCAGATTTGGATCTTTCGACACGGCCGCGCGCAGGGCTTTTTCATCTTCTTCCTTACGCTGCATGATTTCCGGGTCTTGCAGCCCCGCCAGCCCGCCGATGCGCGCTTTGCGAGTGTTTTGATAATCGAATAACTCGTCCTTGGCCCGGCGGGCATTTTCCAGGCTCCGCTCGCTGTAAGCCGTAAGCATGACTTCCCGGCGGAAAATCGTGCGCAGCGAAGAAGGATAATTCCTGTCGCGCAAAAACTCCAAGTGCCGCACGGTGTCGAGCCGGTCGGTATGTCCGGGATTACCGGCAACGAACACCAGCTCATCGTCGCCTGCGCCCGATTTGCTCCACGGCAAGTAATGCTCCACCTTGACAGGCTTGCCGTCTTCGTACACGTGGAAGAAGCAAATATCCAAGTCATAGCGCGGATACTCAAAGTTATCTGGGTCGCCGCCAAAAAAGGCGATGGCTTGCTCCGGCGCAAACACCAACCGCACGTCGGTATATTTTTTGTAGCGATATAAGTGATATTCACCGCCGTGGTATAGCGTAATGACATCGCTGCGTAAACCCGTGGCATCGAGCGATTCTTTTTCGATGGTGTTCATCGCACCGCGCCGGGCTTTCTCGGCATCAGCGGCGTTCATGTCGGACTTCACGGCCGCATTCACACGCTTGGTGACATCTTCCGTGCTGACCAACACGTTCAATTCCAAATCGACGCACTTGATTTCGTCATCACGGGTTTTGGCGTAAAAGCCTTTGGCTACCAAATCCCGGTCCGGAGTGCTTAGCTTTTGCAACGCATCCGCCCCGACGTGATGATTGGTGATGACCAACCCTTCGGGCGAAACAAACGCTCCGCTGCCGCCGCTATTGAACCGCACCGCCGCCTGCTGTACGTTTTTCAGCCATTCCTCGCTGGGCTCGAAGTTGTACTTTTCCTTAAGCAGCTTTTTGGGCGGATTGCTGAACAACCACATCCCCTCGTCGCCGTACAGTGTTGATAATTGAAGCGACATCAAAAATCCCAACGTGAATGCAACAAATCTAATCGGTTTTAAGTAATTCATGGTGCCGTGCGTGAAAATGAACAGAGAGCGAGATAGTTTTAGTTCTTTCCGTTGTCTGCGCGCCGCATGCCGACGATCGCCAAAATCACAATCAATACCCCAAAAATCGTGACAGGGAACCAATTGGAATTTGCAAAAGTTCCGGCCAGGGGCTTTTCAAAGTCTAGTTTGTTCTTGAGCCATGTGGAGAACTCCAGGAATGCCGCCGTTACTCCGGCCAATGTGCCTCCGGCGATATAACCGCTGGAAAGCAATGTTCCAGCCCCGGTTTCGGCTTCCGCAAGCGCCATAGCTTCGTCTGTGGAAGCCTTGGTTTTACCCCGATTGCGCCAACTTCCGGTGAACCAAGCCAGCATCCCCCCCATAAATATAGGTGATGTATATTGCATCGGAATGTACACGCCCACGGCAAATGCCAGCGATGACTCGCCGCACAATTCGATTCCCACAGCCAACATCACGCCGATGAGCACCAAGCCCCAATTCAGCGTTCCGCCCAACACGCCGTTGATAATAATGCCCATCACTTGCGTTTTGGGGGCGGGGAATTTGAACTTCACGTCCTCGCCATTGTCTCGCTTTGTCAACCGGCCTGTAATTGCCGGATCGACATACACCACCGGACGGTGGTACTCGTCCACATAATATTTGCCGGGCAGAACATTCGGATATTCACCAGCCCTGGGCCACCACACCCGGTAGTCTTTATTGTCGAACGTGGCATGAGTGGTCAGCGCGTCATACGTTTGTTGCGACAGCACCACCTGCGGCAAATTTCTGGTGCTATATACGGTGCCCTGCTCGTTCAACAGCAGCAACGTGACGCCAATTACTAAGGCCGACGTTAACGATCCAATTACGATGGCCCATTGCTGCCAATAGGGAGTGCCGCCGATCAGATAGCCGGTTTTCAAATCTTGTGAGGTCGTGCCGCCATTGGAGGCCGCGATACAAACGACGGCGGCGATGGAAAGCGCCAGCACGGCCTCCGTGGGCGAGCGCATTCCCAACGAGGCAAAAATCAAGCACGTTAGCGCCAAGGTGGCCACCGTCATGCCCGAAATTGGATTCGATGACGAGCCAATTTCGCCTGTTAGCCGCGACGATACGGTCACAAACAAAAAACCAAACGCCAGCACTAATGCCGCTCCCAAAATTGCGGTCCACGGCTTCACCTCAGTCATCAGAATGCCAGCCAGCACAACCAACAGCACCAGGCTTCCCACAACCACGGTAATGAGCGACATGTCTCGCTCGGTGCGTTTCTTTCGTCCCCCGCCGCTTTGTGAGCCTCCCAGGCCGCGAATGCCCGCCATGGCGGAACGCACAATCATGGGCATGGTGCGGAACATGCTGATAATGCCCGCCGCCGTCACGCAGCCCGCGCCGATGTAGCGCAAATAGTTCACTTGAATATCGCTAATATCCATCTGCGAAATCCGCTGCGTCCCGGGAGAAATTAAACCCGGTACCGCGTCGCCGAACATGGCGATCGCCGGCACGATGACCAAATTGCCAATCACCGCGCCCGCCATCATCACCGAGGCGGTTTTCATCCCAATGATGTAACCCACGCCTAGCAGCTCGGGAGCCAAATCAGTGGTCAGAGCGGCCACTCGATTAAAGCGATCTTTCAAACTCACACTGACCGTTTCTCGCAGCACTCCCATTCCTTCGGTCAAAAACTTCTGCACAAACGCAAGAAAGAATCCCACGAACACCAACCGGCCGCTGGACCCGCCTTGATCGCCCGAAATCAATACTTCTGCACATGCGGTGCCTTCTGGATATTTCAGCTCCCTGTGCATGCGCACGATGAAGGCCCGCCGCAGCGGAATCATCATTAAGATGCCCAGCAGCCCGCCGAGAATCGAAACAACCATGACCCGGCCGATGCTCATGTCGAAGCCTAACAGCATCAGCGCCGGCATCGTCACGCCGACGCCAAAAGCGATCGATTCCCCCGCCGACCCCGTCGTCTGAACGATGTTGTTTTCCAAAATGGTCGCCGGCCGCAAACGAAATGCCTTGGCCAGACCCCGAAACAGTGTGATCGATAGCACCGCCACGGGGATGGAAGCCGATACCGTCATGCCCACCTTCAGCACCAAATACAGCGACGAGGCGCCGAAAATAATGCCCAGCACCGCTCCCAGCAGCACCGCCGTCCAAGTGAACTCCGGCAGGCGGGCGTCATCGGAAACGTAGGGTTTTACCCCGTTGGAATCGGCAGCGCTATTACTCCGCGTTTGCTGCGGCCGCTGCTCGTCTGGCCGGCGTCGGAGGGGAGGCTGTTCTGGTGCTGCCATGCGTGAAAGCCCGCAATTGAGGGTTCGGCGTGGAAATTGGGGGAAAGCTGATCGGCCGGCCGGCGTGTTCATCGGCCGTTGTTGCGAACCGCTAAATTGACGCCCCCTGCCTGGTTTTGCAAGGCCTTTTCCCCCTGTTTCGCCCCCATCTGCTGGCCTTCGAAGCCCCCTTTCCTGCACCGTTGTAACAAATGCTCCCAAATCCCGCTCACAAGGGCAGGGAAACGCAAAACAGCTAATTCAGGACACATTCGACGCAGGAAGGGAGCCAATCATGCCGCTTACCCGCAACATTCTGTCCGCCATCGTTCTGGCCAACATTTTGGCAGTTCATTCGAGCATGATTTATGCCAAGCCCCCCACCAAGCAGGAAATTCAAGAATCCAATGCTCTGGCCCAGCAACTAACCGCGCTGGACGACGCTGCCCGGGCTGATTTCATGAAAGAACACCCCGGTGTTTTGCCGGAATCGCATTTGAAATTGCCCAAGCCCACGATTGTGGCCTTCGATTGGTGCAATTTGAACCGCGTTTCGGACTGGCACCGGCAACTCAACGAAGATTGCTGGGCCAACTCTGCGGTGGAAGCGCTGGAATGCAGCAATATTATTCGCAACGGTCGCCGCGTCACACTTTCGGTGCAACCGATTTTGGACCATCTCAAGCTCGGAGCCGTTACAAAACAAGAAATGGGTTCCCAACCAGGAAAGGCAGACGACTTCTTTCTGAAAACTGGCACCGCTCGCATCGCCGATTATCCTTACACGGGAAAGCCGGCTGAACCCAAGGACATGGATCTGCCCTTTCGGGCCGCGGCCTGGGGATATGTCTCGCAGGACGGCAACGCCCCGACGGTTGAGCAACTGAAGCAGGCTTTGTTGCAGCACGGCCCGTTGGTGGTCGACTTGATCGACACGGTCAAGTTCCACGCTTATCAAGGCGGCTTGTACAACGAACCGGCTCCTATCGAAAAAAGCGAAATCAAAGGTAAGCACGCCGTCTTACTGGTCGGCTGGGACGATACCCGCGGCGCCAGCGGCGCCTGGAAAATCAAAAACACCTGGGGGCCCAGTTGGGGTGAACAGGGCTTCATGTGGATCGCCTACGGCTCCAACGACATTGCCCGCAATGCAGAATGGGTCATGGCCGCGAGCAACTTCTACACCTTGCCCCAACAACAATTTGCTCAGCTTGTTCCAGAGGCGAAGCCAATGCCCGAAGTTCACTACTCGGCAGTCGCCAAAGCCGATAATGCTGAAAAGCCCTCGACAGAAAAGGTTGCCGCCTCTACAGCCATTGCCGAACAATCCGCGAGTCCGGTGGCTACCGCTCAAGCATCCAAACGTTCTATTTCGCCAATTCAATCAGGTGATCTTGCTTCCACCAAACAATAGTGGCAATTACCCGGCCGATCCGACATAAAGAATCTGCAAGAGCTAACGATTCGCAGCCGGAAAATGCAAACGCCACCCCGGCAAGCAGGCGGCGTTTGCGAATGGTTCTCGGCTATCACGATTATTTCAAATACTCACGCCCGACGGCAACAGGCTATTTACATCGGCCAGTACCGTGTCCACCAATCCCGTCGCCGTGCCTAAAAGCGAATTAATGCTCGGCAGCGATATATTGGCCGCCGCGCTGGCATTAACATTTGCACCCACGCTAGCCGCGCCGTTGGCAAGCGATACGCCGACACCCGCTCCCACGCTTGAACCGGAGCCCACGGTAACGCCCGCAACACTGACGTTAATTTCATCGTTCACGCCGGCGGTCAAATTGATCGGAGACCAAGATGAATTCGCTTTGGTCGCAGATTGCTCAATCTTCTACGCACTCATTTCGTTCGAGTGCCATTTGAACTATCTCATTAACTCAATCGCGGCCGAGAGGATCCAAATCACGACCGAGGCATACACCGACCATTCCAACAGCGGCAGCACCCAAATCTTCGTTCGCACAAATTGGTTCGGATCAAGTGAAATTACCCCACGGATTTTATTCTAGCCAAATAGAGAAGCTACCTGCCCGAGTTTCGCGGGGCATTCTAGACATTGCACAAACTCCTAAGTCTTTTTCTTGAAATGAGTTGTGATTTTCAACCGCCAACGAGTCTTGCAATGATTTCGAATGGTTGTGATAACTATCAATCACGCATCACCATTAAATGATTGATATCTTCTATGTTTTCTGCCATAATCGCATCATTGACCGCTGCTAGCGCGGGGGACTGTGATCATGGTGGTTGTCGATGAGCGACGCAATCGTTTGTTGGAACTGATTCGGCAACGGGGTTTTGCCTCGCTCTCGGAATTGGTCGAGGCACTCGAAGTCTCCGAATCGACCGTCCGCCGCGATTTAGACTTCCTCGAAGAAGGCGGCTCGGCCAAGCGCACCCACGGCGGCGTGTTTTACACGGGCAGTTCGCCCCAATTGCCCCACTTCGAAGAGCGACAGCCTGCTCAATGGGAATTGAAAAAAGCCATTGCTCGCCGCGCCGCCGATTTAATCGAACTCGACGACACGCTCCTTTTAGATGGCGGCACCACCACCTACGAAGTCGCCCGGCTGCTCGTGGGCAAATCATTGCATGTGGTCACCAACTCTTTGCCCGTCGCAAATTTGCTGGCTTCCAGTTCGGCGACCGATTTAGTGTTGCTCGGCGGATACGTTTACCCGCGCAGCGGCGTGACGCTTGGCCCCTACGCCAACGACCAACTGGCGCAACTCAACGTGCGAAAAACCGTGCTCAGCGTGGCGGGCGTAAACGAACGTGGTTTTTACAACAGCAATTTGCTGCTGGTGGAAACGGAACGAGCCATGATGCACGCTGCCGATCGAGTCATTGTCGTCGCCGACAGCACCAAATTCGGTCGGCAAAGCTTGGCCCATTTGTGCCCGTTGAATGCGGTGCAAACCTTGGTTGTCGACCAGCGGTTGTCCCCCAAATGGCGCGAACGAATGACTGCCGCCGGCGTCGAAGTGCTCGTGGCCTCTACGGCTGAATCAGAACAACACAAATCGGCGAGTTGATTGATCATGTCTACAGTTTTGGCAAAACATGAAGTGGTTCATCGGTCCTTACCGGATCGCGCTTCTGTCGAACGGATTGTGCGCGAAGTGTTGCTAGCGCATGCGCCGCAGGGTTCGCCGAAACTGGCTGTCAGTATTTCAGCCCGGCATTGCCACTTGACCGACGAGCATGTGGAAGTGCTGTTCGGAAAAGGACGCAAATTGACGCCGGAAAAGCCGCTATATC includes:
- a CDS encoding transglutaminase-like domain-containing protein — protein: MFPAPRYCRPESYEQFARELPTLEETDSLVRAAIAVSMHDLDDVDSAQVEQTLREIAQEISRRVSSGSQHALVAQLHEVLFEERGFTGNAENYYAPENSYLPRVLETRRGIPVTLSLIYKSVAQQVGLKARGINSPIHFLAAVEVGDSWMIIDSFDGGRVLSCEEVYQQLDQLAGAPVERSEELLATATHPQWLARIIRNLEQVFVRDGRQSDVFAMQELLALIKHAD
- a CDS encoding S46 family peptidase, giving the protein MSLQLSTLYGDEGMWLFSNPPKKLLKEKYNFEPSEEWLKNVQQAAVRFNSGGSGAFVSPEGLVITNHHVGADALQKLSTPDRDLVAKGFYAKTRDDEIKCVDLELNVLVSTEDVTKRVNAAVKSDMNAADAEKARRGAMNTIEKESLDATGLRSDVITLYHGGEYHLYRYKKYTDVRLVFAPEQAIAFFGGDPDNFEYPRYDLDICFFHVYEDGKPVKVEHYLPWSKSGAGDDELVFVAGNPGHTDRLDTVRHLEFLRDRNYPSSLRTIFRREVMLTAYSERSLENARRAKDELFDYQNTRKARIGGLAGLQDPEIMQRKEEDEKALRAAVSKDPNLKDDIGAWDDVSKAIDQWEKIYVDWALLENGNAFNSELFEIARTLVRMADEDKKDNAERLREYRQSNRESLEQELFSEAPIYDDLETVKLADSLSMFMEQAGAENEWVRKTLQGKSPQARADELVRGTRLKDVAFRKELAAGGRTAIDGSNDPMILLARLVDPPARDVRKTYEEKVDEPMKQAYAKIAKATFAVKGTDSYPDATFTLRLAFGQVKGYKQDGKVIPPWTTIGGAFQHADEHGSKPPFELPSTWLQPPQALNMDTPFNFVSTADIIGGNSGSPVINRAGEYVGIIFDGNIQSLVLDFTYTDVQARAVSVHSSAILEALRKVYQANSLADEIERGRQSK
- a CDS encoding oligopeptide transporter, OPT family, which translates into the protein MAAPEQPPLRRRPDEQRPQQTRSNSAADSNGVKPYVSDDARLPEFTWTAVLLGAVLGIIFGASSLYLVLKVGMTVSASIPVAVLSITLFRGLAKAFRLRPATILENNIVQTTGSAGESIAFGVGVTMPALMLLGFDMSIGRVMVVSILGGLLGILMMIPLRRAFIVRMHRELKYPEGTACAEVLISGDQGGSSGRLVFVGFFLAFVQKFLTEGMGVLRETVSVSLKDRFNRVAALTTDLAPELLGVGYIIGMKTASVMMAGAVIGNLVIVPAIAMFGDAVPGLISPGTQRISQMDISDIQVNYLRYIGAGCVTAAGIISMFRTMPMIVRSAMAGIRGLGGSQSGGGRKKRTERDMSLITVVVGSLVLLVVLAGILMTEVKPWTAILGAALVLAFGFLFVTVSSRLTGEIGSSSNPISGMTVATLALTCLIFASLGMRSPTEAVLALSIAAVVCIAASNGGTTSQDLKTGYLIGGTPYWQQWAIVIGSLTSALVIGVTLLLLNEQGTVYSTRNLPQVVLSQQTYDALTTHATFDNKDYRVWWPRAGEYPNVLPGKYYVDEYHRPVVYVDPAITGRLTKRDNGEDVKFKFPAPKTQVMGIIINGVLGGTLNWGLVLIGVMLAVGIELCGESSLAFAVGVYIPMQYTSPIFMGGMLAWFTGSWRNRGKTKASTDEAMALAEAETGAGTLLSSGYIAGGTLAGVTAAFLEFSTWLKNKLDFEKPLAGTFANSNWFPVTIFGVLIVILAIVGMRRADNGKN
- a CDS encoding C1 family peptidase, with protein sequence MPLTRNILSAIVLANILAVHSSMIYAKPPTKQEIQESNALAQQLTALDDAARADFMKEHPGVLPESHLKLPKPTIVAFDWCNLNRVSDWHRQLNEDCWANSAVEALECSNIIRNGRRVTLSVQPILDHLKLGAVTKQEMGSQPGKADDFFLKTGTARIADYPYTGKPAEPKDMDLPFRAAAWGYVSQDGNAPTVEQLKQALLQHGPLVVDLIDTVKFHAYQGGLYNEPAPIEKSEIKGKHAVLLVGWDDTRGASGAWKIKNTWGPSWGEQGFMWIAYGSNDIARNAEWVMAASNFYTLPQQQFAQLVPEAKPMPEVHYSAVAKADNAEKPSTEKVAASTAIAEQSASPVATAQASKRSISPIQSGDLASTKQ
- a CDS encoding DeoR/GlpR family DNA-binding transcription regulator codes for the protein MVVVDERRNRLLELIRQRGFASLSELVEALEVSESTVRRDLDFLEEGGSAKRTHGGVFYTGSSPQLPHFEERQPAQWELKKAIARRAADLIELDDTLLLDGGTTTYEVARLLVGKSLHVVTNSLPVANLLASSSATDLVLLGGYVYPRSGVTLGPYANDQLAQLNVRKTVLSVAGVNERGFYNSNLLLVETERAMMHAADRVIVVADSTKFGRQSLAHLCPLNAVQTLVVDQRLSPKWRERMTAAGVEVLVASTAESEQHKSAS